A genomic segment from Polyangium mundeleinium encodes:
- a CDS encoding glycosyltransferase: protein MFDDAPRTGTFLLTSSTASGHLLRVLDLAEQLTSRGHRVLFKTKADRAAEVKAAGAELVPYEQIVDLQDFTAHTPHLGLPAWMPRLLQFPFMRGFFQARNVLLAQELEPVLRRERVDCVVYDFFDYGAAFAAERAGIPWASAGNMGTVLTRDELPLVFQASSKLRPLGKLPAVPHALLNRLVSLRADREKLGLPPYARGASDLVSAMASPHLHIIMAHRGLAGDVALRDHQSFVGPTTFNVASGSRKEAPRVEPGTVVVSTTTTGQDNGLFRRVLEAVAPLHVPVLGTAASAADVPEGLGNHIRIERYVPHDVVFPEARALVTHGGWGTVGRALLHGLPMLVIPLFGDQILNASLVERAGLGRHLPLDKATPETIRKELVALLADESRCARARRVSAEIQKLKQDKVAARALEALAFQGDLGGVTSVIRAA from the coding sequence ATGTTCGACGATGCACCGAGGACCGGGACGTTTTTGCTGACCAGCTCGACCGCGTCGGGCCATTTGCTGCGTGTCCTCGACCTGGCCGAGCAGCTCACCTCGCGTGGCCATCGGGTGCTCTTCAAGACGAAGGCCGACCGGGCGGCCGAGGTGAAGGCGGCCGGCGCCGAGCTCGTCCCGTACGAGCAAATCGTCGATTTGCAGGATTTCACCGCGCACACGCCGCACCTCGGCTTGCCTGCGTGGATGCCGCGGCTCTTGCAGTTCCCGTTCATGCGAGGTTTTTTCCAGGCGAGGAACGTCCTGCTCGCGCAGGAGCTCGAGCCCGTGCTGCGCCGCGAGCGCGTCGATTGCGTCGTGTACGACTTCTTCGATTACGGCGCGGCCTTCGCCGCCGAGCGCGCGGGCATTCCCTGGGCGAGCGCCGGCAACATGGGCACGGTCCTCACGCGGGACGAATTGCCCTTGGTGTTCCAGGCGTCGTCGAAGTTGCGCCCCCTCGGCAAGCTCCCCGCCGTGCCGCATGCCCTCTTGAACCGCCTCGTCTCCCTCCGTGCCGACCGCGAAAAGCTCGGCCTTCCCCCGTATGCCCGCGGCGCTTCGGACCTCGTCTCCGCCATGGCCTCGCCGCACCTGCACATCATCATGGCGCACCGCGGCCTCGCCGGCGACGTCGCGCTCCGCGACCACCAGAGCTTCGTCGGCCCCACGACGTTCAACGTAGCCTCGGGATCTCGCAAGGAAGCGCCGCGCGTCGAGCCCGGCACGGTCGTCGTCAGCACCACGACCACGGGCCAGGACAACGGCCTCTTCCGGCGCGTGCTCGAAGCCGTCGCGCCGCTCCACGTCCCCGTCCTCGGCACGGCGGCGAGCGCGGCCGACGTCCCCGAGGGTCTCGGCAACCACATTCGCATCGAGCGCTACGTCCCGCACGACGTGGTGTTCCCGGAGGCGCGCGCGCTCGTCACGCACGGCGGCTGGGGCACGGTGGGGCGTGCTTTGCTGCATGGATTGCCCATGCTGGTCATCCCGCTCTTCGGCGATCAGATCCTCAATGCGTCGCTCGTCGAGCGCGCGGGGCTCGGCCGTCATTTGCCCCTCGACAAGGCCACGCCCGAGACGATCCGCAAAGAGCTCGTGGCGCTGCTCGCGGACGAATCGCGTTGCGCCCGCGCCCGCCGTGTCTCGGCCGAGATCCAGAAGCTCAAACAAGACAAGGTCGCGGCCCGCGCGCTCGAAGCGCTCGCGTTCCAAGGCGACCTCGGCGGCGTGACCTCGGTCATCCGCGCTGCGTGA
- a CDS encoding DUF2169 family type VI secretion system accessory protein, giving the protein MLVDGVAAISPLPGAEAGVVAFRTGGVLHATVITKATFAFAPDAPMPRVPPQPLLRDEVHHGENPARSVRFTSDLVPYLARADVLFTGHGHATAARLQVHAGERVLLDKTLLLKDSRGVQRIPIVYERAYGGSDVSDNPLGTGARFDEGEPTILTPGDPRRPAGFGPIARAWPARKRLLGATPRSALEGRIAEIPPGFDGAYFQAAPLDQQIELLRGDEHIVLEGLHPTLPRLVTRLPGLRGLARLHGLAAFGIPDGQPMDLCLDTLRIDGDEQQCTVVCRRWIKLPHERALEALRVVAGVEVAGEPLAWFDPPWRAAGPPPSSGKRGPLPTSTLALPPDVQEAPPPRPALPFRTGFLSAQQPEVAAPPPSPVAPPPSPVAPPPVPPRLPLTPPSALFASNAAADLEPVPEMQMATPAQTQRPVPARVFDLLWFDPRSLPRIRKQPAWRAILEALADEPLDPDIDDPELGFEPADVEERREVFEVLAHGAALGEEAIRAAVRGAIRKDGRFVAPLVLVEGDVSLLFDEIESLQALVAVVAPLAGGDDRSKEAVAAARDYLSAADSLRDPVAARELGAAIETAYAQAKKRVVSPAEVSVRMERVLLEHRRYQRQAVFGGTHLRGVVQLPGGEREMPVYFPEALVEVLPMSAKFSARLVAEAHLAADAQAACPVALRGVGITRIATTDGW; this is encoded by the coding sequence ATGCTTGTTGATGGGGTGGCCGCCATTTCGCCCCTCCCGGGCGCCGAGGCGGGTGTCGTTGCATTTCGTACGGGCGGCGTCTTGCACGCCACCGTGATTACCAAGGCGACCTTCGCCTTCGCGCCCGACGCGCCCATGCCGCGCGTCCCGCCTCAGCCCCTCCTGCGGGACGAAGTCCACCACGGCGAAAACCCCGCGCGCAGCGTGCGTTTCACGAGTGATCTCGTCCCCTACCTGGCGCGCGCCGACGTCCTCTTCACGGGGCACGGCCATGCAACGGCCGCGCGGCTCCAGGTCCACGCGGGCGAGCGCGTGCTGCTCGACAAGACGCTCCTCCTGAAGGATTCACGGGGCGTCCAGCGGATCCCCATCGTCTACGAGCGCGCGTATGGCGGTTCGGATGTCTCGGACAACCCCCTCGGGACGGGCGCGAGATTCGACGAGGGCGAACCGACGATCTTGACCCCGGGCGATCCGCGGCGCCCCGCGGGCTTCGGGCCCATCGCGCGCGCCTGGCCCGCGCGCAAGCGTTTGCTCGGGGCGACGCCACGGAGCGCGCTCGAAGGCCGGATCGCCGAGATCCCGCCGGGCTTCGACGGCGCCTATTTCCAGGCCGCGCCCCTCGACCAGCAGATCGAACTTCTCCGGGGCGACGAGCACATCGTCCTCGAAGGCCTCCACCCTACCCTGCCCCGGCTCGTGACGCGATTGCCCGGCCTGCGCGGACTCGCGCGGTTGCATGGCCTCGCGGCCTTTGGGATCCCGGACGGCCAGCCCATGGACCTCTGCCTGGATACGCTGCGCATCGACGGCGACGAGCAGCAGTGCACGGTGGTTTGCCGGCGCTGGATCAAACTCCCGCACGAACGTGCCCTCGAAGCATTGCGCGTCGTGGCCGGCGTGGAAGTGGCGGGCGAGCCGCTCGCCTGGTTCGACCCGCCGTGGCGCGCGGCAGGCCCGCCGCCCTCCTCGGGCAAACGCGGGCCGCTCCCCACCTCGACGCTGGCCCTCCCGCCCGACGTGCAGGAAGCGCCTCCGCCGCGGCCCGCGCTCCCCTTCCGCACGGGATTCCTGTCCGCGCAGCAGCCCGAAGTCGCGGCCCCGCCGCCCTCGCCCGTTGCGCCGCCGCCTTCGCCCGTTGCGCCGCCGCCCGTCCCTCCTCGGTTGCCCCTCACCCCGCCGAGCGCGCTCTTCGCCTCGAATGCCGCAGCCGATCTCGAACCGGTGCCCGAGATGCAGATGGCGACCCCCGCGCAAACCCAGCGGCCCGTGCCCGCACGGGTCTTCGATTTGTTGTGGTTTGATCCGCGGAGCTTGCCGCGCATCCGCAAGCAACCCGCGTGGCGGGCGATCCTGGAGGCGCTCGCGGACGAACCCCTCGATCCCGACATCGACGATCCGGAGCTCGGCTTCGAGCCCGCCGACGTGGAAGAGCGGCGCGAGGTATTCGAGGTCCTCGCGCACGGAGCAGCGCTGGGCGAGGAGGCAATCCGAGCGGCAGTGCGGGGCGCCATTCGCAAGGACGGCCGGTTCGTCGCGCCACTCGTCCTCGTCGAGGGAGATGTTTCCCTTCTGTTCGACGAGATCGAATCGCTGCAGGCGCTCGTGGCGGTGGTAGCGCCGCTCGCGGGCGGGGACGATCGCTCGAAGGAGGCGGTCGCGGCCGCGCGTGACTACCTGAGCGCCGCGGATTCGCTTCGGGATCCGGTGGCGGCGCGGGAGCTCGGGGCGGCCATCGAGACCGCGTACGCGCAGGCGAAGAAGCGCGTCGTGTCGCCGGCGGAGGTCTCCGTGCGGATGGAGCGGGTCCTCCTCGAGCACCGTCGTTATCAGCGGCAGGCCGTCTTCGGAGGGACGCATTTGCGCGGCGTCGTGCAGCTCCCGGGGGGAGAACGCGAAATGCCCGTGTACTTCCCGGAGGCGCTCGTGGAGGTCTTGCCAATGTCCGCGAAGTTCTCCGCGCGATTGGTGGCAGAGGCGCACCTCGCAGCGGATGCGCAGGCGGCGTGTCCGGTGGCGCTGCGAGGCGTGGGGATCACGCGAATCGCGACCACGGACGGATGGTGA
- a CDS encoding NmrA/HSCARG family protein — translation MSSTKRVIAVVGATGAQGGGLVRAITAHPSGAFRARALTRNVDSPAAKELRALGAEVVAADLDDEASLRRAFEGAHGAYCVTFFWDHASPEKETEQARAMARAARHARVEHVIWSTIEDTRRWVPLADGRIPTLRGKYKVPHMDAKGEADTTFLDLGVPTTFFHTAFYWENFIYLGMGPQRGEDGRLSLTLPLGTARLPGIATEDIGRVAYRIFERGADFIGQRLGVASDHLTGSELAAAFSAIAGEEVRYHAIDLDVYRRLDIPGVDDLANMFQFKRDFEADYCGLRDVARTRVLNPNLRSFAAWLADNQRRITLPPPA, via the coding sequence TTGAGCTCTACGAAACGCGTCATCGCCGTCGTCGGCGCCACGGGCGCGCAGGGCGGAGGTCTGGTCCGCGCCATCACCGCCCACCCGAGTGGCGCCTTTCGCGCCCGCGCCCTCACGCGGAACGTCGATTCGCCCGCGGCCAAGGAGCTTCGCGCCCTCGGCGCCGAGGTCGTGGCCGCGGACCTCGACGACGAGGCGAGCCTGCGCCGCGCGTTCGAGGGCGCGCACGGCGCGTACTGCGTCACGTTCTTTTGGGACCACGCTTCCCCGGAAAAAGAGACCGAACAAGCGCGCGCGATGGCCCGGGCGGCGCGGCACGCGCGGGTCGAGCACGTGATCTGGTCGACGATCGAGGACACGCGCAGGTGGGTGCCGCTCGCGGACGGCCGCATCCCGACGCTGCGCGGAAAATACAAGGTCCCGCACATGGACGCGAAGGGCGAGGCCGACACGACCTTCCTCGATCTCGGCGTCCCCACGACGTTCTTCCACACCGCGTTTTACTGGGAAAACTTCATTTACCTCGGCATGGGCCCGCAGCGCGGCGAGGACGGCCGCCTCTCCCTCACCCTGCCCCTCGGCACGGCCAGGCTGCCGGGCATCGCGACGGAGGACATCGGGCGCGTGGCGTACCGCATCTTCGAGCGCGGCGCCGACTTCATCGGGCAACGCCTCGGCGTCGCGAGCGACCACCTCACCGGGAGTGAGCTCGCCGCCGCGTTCTCGGCCATCGCCGGCGAGGAGGTGCGCTACCACGCGATCGATCTGGACGTCTACCGCCGCCTCGATATCCCCGGCGTTGACGACCTCGCGAACATGTTCCAGTTCAAGCGCGATTTCGAGGCCGATTATTGCGGCCTCCGGGACGTCGCGCGCACGCGCGTGCTGAACCCGAACCTCCGCTCCTTCGCCGCGTGGCTCGCGGACAACCAGCGCCGCATCACCCTCCCGCCGCCCGCCTGA
- a CDS encoding prolyl hydroxylase family protein, protein MGLYVGHFDFTAQLLWTVPALFAPEECASILDGAQGGAWLPATVNAEEGRVVDTRIRSSTTAVLRDPALADELFRRVKPHVPECMTTEMGARGRVAMHLAGIFLPLRIYRYEVGQHFGLHQDQSYTGEGGTRSLLTLMVYLNEGFAGGATEFPEQERTIVPKTGDALLFQHMLLHAGKPVTDGTKYVLRSDVLYRPAS, encoded by the coding sequence ATGGGCCTTTACGTCGGCCATTTCGATTTCACCGCGCAACTGTTGTGGACGGTCCCCGCGCTGTTTGCCCCGGAGGAATGCGCGTCGATCCTCGACGGCGCGCAGGGCGGGGCCTGGCTGCCAGCGACGGTCAACGCCGAGGAGGGGCGGGTCGTCGATACCCGCATTCGTTCGAGCACCACGGCGGTCCTGCGTGATCCCGCGCTCGCGGACGAACTCTTTCGCCGGGTGAAACCCCACGTGCCCGAGTGCATGACCACCGAGATGGGCGCGCGCGGCCGCGTCGCCATGCACCTCGCGGGGATCTTTCTGCCGCTCCGGATCTACCGGTACGAGGTGGGCCAGCATTTCGGCCTGCACCAGGATCAATCGTACACGGGCGAGGGCGGGACGCGGAGCCTGCTCACGCTGATGGTGTATCTGAACGAGGGGTTTGCCGGCGGCGCGACCGAATTCCCCGAGCAGGAGCGCACCATCGTCCCGAAGACCGGCGACGCGCTGCTCTTCCAGCACATGCTCCTCCACGCGGGCAAACCCGTCACGGACGGCACGAAATACGTCCTGCGCTCCGACGTCCTCTACCGGCCCGCCTCTTGA
- a CDS encoding MDR family MFS transporter yields MALSATTTPPMPVGERIDYASTLAPRTKALVLAGVMMALFLAALDQTIVATALPRIVGELQGMEYYAWTSTAYLLASTTMVPIYGKLSDSLGRKTVLLTGIAIFLVGSVLCGLSPSMLALVVSRGVQGLGAAAITSTAFAVPADIFAPADRPRYQGIFGAVFALASIIGPVLGGALTDGVGWRWVFFINLPLGALAVTFILAKMPRLHSGLESKVDWLGALFLVVATVPLLLTLRGDRPLAAWLAPEVLGMLGLSLVGLVLFILVERKDPHAIIPFALFRNRIFVLVTLTSMCIGAAFFAALLFISVLAVNSLGATARAAGMAMLPLTAAVVSTSVLTARFVHRTGRYKIVIVCGLVLTCVGLFLLRTLSADSTLRTIGLCVFVFGCGMGPVMPMLTLSIQNAVPFNHVGTATAGRQFFQQLGQVVGSAIFGIVLATTLAHGLADTLGPVRADVPAAVRPQFDAVFDADRLRKGGVVEEGAGEVPRSAQDRFADEVHTKYDALRRDPSADAAALAREEARALDLGRAGDRAVRVSFARAVTRVFDGAFPLGLIALVLAIFTREIPLRKAGPKPPAVASE; encoded by the coding sequence ATGGCCCTTTCTGCTACCACCACGCCCCCCATGCCTGTTGGCGAGCGCATCGATTACGCGAGCACCCTCGCGCCCCGCACGAAGGCCCTCGTGCTCGCGGGCGTGATGATGGCGCTCTTCCTCGCGGCGCTCGATCAAACCATCGTCGCGACGGCCTTGCCGCGTATCGTCGGCGAGCTCCAGGGCATGGAGTATTATGCCTGGACCTCGACGGCCTACCTGCTCGCCAGCACCACGATGGTGCCCATTTACGGCAAGCTCTCGGACAGCCTGGGCCGCAAGACGGTCCTTCTCACCGGGATTGCCATCTTCCTCGTGGGCTCGGTCCTTTGTGGCCTCTCGCCCTCCATGCTCGCGCTCGTCGTCTCCCGGGGCGTTCAGGGCCTCGGGGCCGCGGCGATCACCTCCACGGCGTTCGCGGTCCCGGCCGACATCTTCGCCCCCGCGGACAGGCCGCGATATCAGGGCATCTTCGGCGCCGTCTTCGCGCTCGCCAGCATCATCGGCCCCGTCCTCGGCGGCGCGCTCACCGACGGCGTCGGCTGGCGCTGGGTCTTTTTCATCAACCTGCCGCTCGGCGCCCTGGCCGTCACGTTCATCCTCGCCAAGATGCCGCGCCTGCACAGCGGCCTCGAAAGCAAGGTCGACTGGCTCGGCGCGCTTTTCCTGGTCGTCGCCACGGTCCCGCTCCTGCTCACGCTGCGCGGGGATCGGCCGCTCGCGGCCTGGCTCGCGCCCGAGGTGCTCGGGATGCTCGGCCTCTCGCTCGTGGGCCTCGTCCTGTTCATCCTCGTCGAGCGGAAAGACCCCCACGCGATCATCCCGTTCGCGCTCTTCCGCAATCGCATTTTCGTCCTCGTGACGCTCACCTCGATGTGCATCGGCGCCGCGTTCTTCGCGGCCCTCTTGTTCATCTCCGTGCTCGCCGTCAATTCGCTCGGCGCGACGGCGCGGGCCGCGGGCATGGCCATGCTGCCGCTCACGGCCGCCGTCGTCTCGACCTCCGTCTTGACCGCGCGTTTCGTCCACCGCACCGGCCGCTACAAGATCGTGATCGTGTGCGGCCTCGTGCTCACGTGCGTCGGCCTCTTCCTCCTGCGCACGCTCAGCGCGGACAGCACGCTCCGGACCATTGGCCTCTGCGTCTTCGTCTTCGGCTGCGGCATGGGCCCGGTGATGCCGATGCTCACGTTGTCGATCCAGAACGCCGTCCCCTTCAATCACGTCGGCACGGCCACCGCGGGGCGGCAGTTTTTCCAGCAGCTCGGGCAGGTCGTGGGCAGCGCGATTTTTGGCATCGTCCTCGCGACCACACTCGCGCACGGGCTCGCCGACACGCTCGGCCCGGTGCGCGCGGACGTGCCGGCCGCGGTGCGTCCCCAGTTCGACGCCGTCTTCGACGCGGATCGCCTGCGCAAAGGCGGCGTGGTCGAGGAGGGCGCCGGCGAGGTCCCCCGGTCCGCGCAGGATCGCTTCGCGGACGAGGTCCATACGAAGTACGACGCCCTCCGGCGCGATCCCTCCGCCGACGCCGCGGCCCTCGCGCGCGAGGAGGCGCGGGCCCTCGATCTCGGCCGCGCGGGAGATCGCGCCGTGCGCGTCTCGTTCGCGCGGGCCGTCACGCGTGTCTTCGACGGAGCGTTCCCGCTCGGGCTCATCGCGCTCGTCCTCGCGATCTTCACCCGCGAGATCCCGCTCCGCAAGGCGGGCCCGAAGCCGCCGGCCGTCGCGAGCGAATAA
- a CDS encoding TetR/AcrR family transcriptional regulator, whose amino-acid sequence MKEKPSASERRALVRGEPVVRGVLAATLEELAEVGYEALRIEDVATRAGVNKTTVYRRWPTKQDLVRAAFRSITVDRAVTPDTGSLRGDLIVIARHIATQASSPELLGLRRLLFAEDRDADLVAIAQSIHESMEALPRPVIEAAEARGELAPGIDATLIFRSLAATIHHRLGLERRPIDEGFLAGLVELLLVGALAPDKRA is encoded by the coding sequence ATGAAGGAGAAGCCGAGCGCGTCCGAGCGGCGGGCGCTGGTGCGGGGAGAGCCGGTCGTGCGAGGGGTGCTCGCGGCGACGCTGGAGGAGCTGGCCGAGGTCGGCTACGAGGCGCTGCGGATCGAGGACGTGGCCACGCGCGCCGGAGTGAACAAGACGACGGTCTATCGGCGATGGCCGACGAAGCAGGACCTGGTTCGCGCGGCGTTCCGATCGATCACGGTCGATCGTGCCGTCACGCCGGACACGGGCTCGCTGCGCGGCGATCTGATCGTGATCGCGCGGCACATCGCCACGCAGGCGAGCTCGCCCGAGCTCTTGGGGCTGCGGCGGTTGCTCTTCGCGGAGGACCGGGATGCCGACCTCGTGGCCATCGCCCAGTCGATCCACGAATCGATGGAGGCCCTGCCGCGCCCGGTGATCGAAGCGGCCGAGGCGCGAGGCGAGCTCGCCCCCGGCATCGACGCGACCCTGATTTTTCGCTCGCTCGCGGCGACCATTCACCACCGGCTCGGGCTCGAACGCCGGCCGATCGACGAGGGGTTTCTCGCAGGGCTCGTCGAGCTCTTGCTCGTCGGCGCCCTCGCCCCGGACAAACGGGCGTAG